A window of the Oncorhynchus masou masou isolate Uvic2021 chromosome 13, UVic_Omas_1.1, whole genome shotgun sequence genome harbors these coding sequences:
- the LOC135551491 gene encoding biogenesis of lysosome-related organelles complex 1 subunit 3-like, with protein sequence MACDKYQIVVQGEASETDSDDEVYITSLSPHSAAGGQKVPREASETDSEGEVERVRKCVIPASSENTQILRKDLTPLLVIRDNPDILSAVEELVVSRPEHRRLYYNTLLQLKLQESNARLCTDVPQTIKQVYGNATKEIRMATTHLNSSQNGIIKASHSIRLILDDLKSVSEEIDIIASCYLLPDITIPSSPTTPILGQ encoded by the coding sequence atggcatgtgacaaataccagATAGTGGTGCAAGGCGAGGCGTCAGAGACCGACTCAGATGATGAGGTATacatcacctccctctctccacattcAGCAGCCGGAGGGCAAAAGGTACCAAGGGAAGCATCTGAGACTGACAGCgagggggaggttgagagagtacGTAAATGTGTCATTCCTGCAAGCTCTGAAAACACACAAATATTACGCAAGGACTTAACTCCCCTGCTTGTGATCAGAGATAACCCTGACATTCTGTCCGCGGTAGAGGAGTTGGTTGTGTCTAGGCCTGAACACAGACGGCTCTACTACAACACTTTACTCCAGCTGAAATTACAGGAGAGCAATGCACGTCTGTGCACGGATGTGCCCCAGACCATCAAACAGGTGTATGGTAATGCCACAAAGGAGATACGCATGGCCACAACCCACCTAAACAGCTCCCAGAACGGCATCATCAAAGCCTCCCACAGCATCCGACTCATTCTGGACGACCTCAAGTCCGTCTCAGAGGAAATAGACATTATCGCCAGCTGTTATCTACTCCCCGATATtaccatcccctcctctcccactacCCCTATTCTCGGACAGTGA